The following are from one region of the Methanospirillum hungatei genome:
- a CDS encoding PAS domain S-box protein: MGLLGISAFTGRKLYTLTLYFLITGLFIVSLVFAQTDGGEKQGSINTSSFQFGDPVQLTPEEKSYLSNLGNVTMCVDPDWEPYESISEDGNHVGIAADLIRLIAYRSGIDVKLVPTKDWDESLNVSKEGKCLILSFLTQTPARNEWLLFTEPYFSDPNVIITRAEHDFIPDPALLINHTIALPSGTSVEERVRQDYPHLTIITTGSSEADTFTLVEEKKADMTLRSLTMAAYTIRKEGLFNLKISGQIPNYTNHFRIGVSKDQPMLRDIINRGISTLTPQEVQQIVNRHISIEAQTGIDYNLIFQIIIVFSILTGIGFLYGFQQKRFNKSLAKREEQLVRLSEELHDQLEIIAKNDAALRVSEEKFRLLIENSIEGICVVQDGLLKFFNPIVPQLIGYSAEEIKTMPFTLFIHPEDVNFVSENYYNRIQGKTVESRYRFRVVCKDGTVKWIEMNSVLIHWEEKPAIQSFFTDITDRIRAEEEVLENEVKFISIFQQTPDPILITSATSEIIEVNLGFESLFGFSNNELSGRKFQDTALSLSLSELSRECRLVLDGMVYRKEMTFLNKQNMPFVADVSISKIVIRSDPCYLIQIHDIDEIRRAHDAVAQVNHKLNILSSITRHDILNRIMVTSFYSGEIKNAISDEKLRKQLDLISKATEEIRSLIEFTREYQDLGATAPLWLAPDNVLKIPPIQGLLMNVTLTSELGGLEIYTDRMLEKVLYNLIENSVRHGKDMTNISLSCHQSNSDMIISYEDDGGGIALAEKEKVFEKGFGKNTGLGLFLIREILSITGIEIVENGEPGKGVRFEIRVPVGKWRISGA; encoded by the coding sequence ATGGGACTTTTGGGAATATCAGCATTTACGGGTCGAAAACTCTACACCCTCACGCTTTATTTTTTAATTACCGGATTATTTATTGTGAGCCTTGTTTTTGCACAAACTGATGGCGGAGAAAAACAAGGCAGTATCAATACTTCGTCATTTCAGTTTGGAGATCCTGTTCAGCTTACACCAGAAGAAAAATCTTACCTCTCTAACCTTGGTAATGTTACCATGTGTGTGGATCCTGACTGGGAACCATATGAGAGTATTTCTGAAGATGGGAATCATGTAGGTATCGCAGCAGACCTGATCCGGCTTATCGCATATCGCTCAGGAATTGATGTAAAACTTGTCCCTACAAAAGACTGGGACGAGAGTTTGAATGTTTCAAAAGAAGGTAAATGCCTCATTCTGTCTTTTCTTACACAAACTCCTGCCCGGAATGAATGGTTGCTGTTTACCGAACCATATTTTTCTGATCCAAATGTCATAATTACCAGGGCAGAACATGATTTCATTCCTGATCCAGCCCTGCTCATCAATCATACCATTGCATTACCCTCAGGCACCAGTGTGGAAGAACGAGTCCGACAGGATTATCCTCATCTTACCATAATAACTACCGGGTCTTCTGAAGCTGATACATTTACCCTTGTCGAAGAGAAGAAGGCAGATATGACACTTCGCTCTCTGACGATGGCTGCATATACAATACGTAAAGAAGGTCTTTTCAATCTTAAAATCTCCGGTCAGATCCCAAATTATACTAACCATTTCCGAATTGGTGTTTCAAAAGACCAGCCAATGCTCCGGGACATAATAAACCGGGGAATCAGCACACTGACACCACAAGAAGTTCAACAGATAGTAAATCGCCATATTTCTATCGAGGCCCAGACGGGGATTGATTACAACCTTATCTTTCAAATTATTATTGTATTCTCTATTCTCACCGGAATTGGCTTTTTGTACGGATTTCAACAGAAGCGGTTTAATAAAAGTCTGGCAAAGCGGGAAGAACAACTTGTCAGGCTGAGCGAAGAACTTCATGATCAACTTGAAATAATTGCGAAAAATGATGCAGCCCTGCGGGTGAGTGAAGAAAAATTTCGTCTCCTAATAGAGAATTCAATCGAAGGAATCTGTGTCGTTCAGGATGGCCTGCTCAAATTTTTTAATCCGATTGTTCCTCAATTAATTGGTTATTCAGCTGAAGAAATTAAGACGATGCCATTTACTCTGTTTATTCACCCGGAGGATGTCAATTTTGTATCAGAGAATTATTATAATCGGATACAGGGTAAGACGGTTGAAAGCAGGTACAGATTCCGGGTTGTCTGTAAAGATGGTACTGTAAAATGGATTGAAATGAATTCAGTCCTCATTCATTGGGAAGAGAAACCTGCTATTCAAAGTTTTTTTACTGATATTACCGATAGAATCAGAGCAGAAGAAGAAGTTTTGGAAAATGAAGTGAAATTTATCTCAATATTCCAACAAACTCCTGATCCTATCCTGATTACAAGTGCAACCAGTGAGATTATTGAAGTAAACCTGGGATTTGAATCGTTATTCGGTTTTTCTAATAATGAATTATCCGGAAGGAAATTTCAGGATACCGCTCTTTCATTATCCCTTTCAGAATTGAGTAGAGAATGCAGGCTGGTTCTGGATGGGATGGTGTATCGAAAAGAGATGACATTTTTAAACAAACAGAATATGCCGTTTGTTGCAGATGTTTCAATATCGAAAATAGTTATCCGGTCTGATCCCTGTTATCTTATCCAGATCCATGATATCGATGAAATCCGTCGTGCTCATGACGCAGTTGCCCAGGTGAATCATAAACTGAATATCCTCTCAAGTATTACCAGGCATGACATTCTCAACCGCATCATGGTTACATCATTTTATAGTGGTGAAATTAAGAATGCAATATCTGATGAGAAACTCCGAAAACAACTGGATCTTATCTCAAAAGCAACAGAAGAGATACGTTCCCTTATCGAATTTACTAGAGAATATCAGGATCTCGGAGCTACTGCCCCTTTGTGGCTTGCACCGGATAATGTTCTGAAAATTCCTCCGATTCAGGGATTACTCATGAATGTGACTCTGACCTCTGAACTTGGAGGTCTTGAGATCTATACTGACCGCATGCTCGAGAAAGTCCTCTATAATCTCATCGAAAATTCTGTCAGACATGGGAAAGATATGACTAATATCTCCCTTTCCTGCCATCAAAGCAATTCTGATATGATAATTTCATATGAAGATGATGGTGGAGGAATTGCATTAGCCGAGAAAGAAAAGGTGTTTGAGAAAGGTTTTGGAAAGAACACCGGACTTGGCCTTTTCCTGATAAGAGAAATTTTATCAATAACAGGTATCGAAATTGTGGAAAATGGAGAACCCGGAAAAGGCGTCAGGTTTGAGATACGTGTTCCGGTTGGGAAATGGAGAATATCCGGGGCTTGA
- a CDS encoding SNF2-related protein, whose protein sequence is MSLGFTAAIPEKMEDSEVPVSIHAKDDWVADLLDFFRTETNQAVPVLKKFKGELRPYQEEGFSFLCQCTRRGFGACLADDMGLGKTPQTLAWPLYLK, encoded by the coding sequence ATGTCTCTTGGATTCACTGCGGCTATCCCTGAAAAAATGGAGGATTCAGAGGTACCGGTCTCGATTCATGCAAAAGATGACTGGGTTGCTGATCTTCTGGACTTTTTCAGGACCGAGACAAACCAGGCTGTTCCAGTTCTGAAGAAATTTAAAGGGGAACTCAGGCCATATCAGGAAGAAGGATTCTCTTTCCTCTGTCAGTGTACCAGGAGGGGCTTTGGAGCCTGCCTTGCTGATGACATGGGGCTAGGAAAAACTCCCCAGACGCTTGCATGGCCCCTCTATCTCAAGTAG
- a CDS encoding HsdM family class I SAM-dependent methyltransferase yields MTETTSSIISKVWSFCHVLRDGGVSYGDYLEQLTFLIFLKMAEEYRKPPYNRDIGIPEEYRWETLKRKRGADLETHYRNLMQDLGKKPGMLGQIFLKAQNKISDPAMLYKVIDMIDKEDWVMMGVDTKGEIYEGLLQKNAEDTKSGAGQYFTPRALIKAMVACTRPEPMKTIGDPCCGTGGFFLAAYDYLTHKHQLNREESRFLKTQTFGGNEIVPGTRRLALMNLFLHNIGEIDGEPMISVADALIADSGDRYDYVLTNPPFGKKSSMTFTNEEGKQEKDELTYNRQDFWVTTSNKQLNFLQHIHTILKTGGQAAVVLPDNVLFEGGAGETVRMKIMETCDLHTILRLPTGIFYANGVKANVLFFEAREASKDPWTKEVWIYDYRTNIHHTQKKNPMKFSDLEEFISCYHPENRHKRQETWSEENPEGRFRKFSYDEIIARDKTNLDIFWLKDKSLADLDNLPDPDVLANEIVENIEAALESFREIADIVNGNGIDKEKDMQ; encoded by the coding sequence ATGACTGAAACCACATCATCAATCATCTCGAAGGTATGGAGTTTCTGCCACGTTCTCCGTGATGGAGGAGTCAGTTACGGAGACTATCTCGAACAGCTCACCTTCCTCATCTTCCTCAAGATGGCAGAGGAATACCGAAAACCCCCCTACAACCGTGATATCGGTATCCCCGAAGAATACCGGTGGGAAACGCTGAAAAGAAAGCGGGGTGCTGACCTCGAGACTCATTACCGGAACCTGATGCAGGATCTTGGAAAGAAACCGGGAATGCTCGGGCAGATATTCCTGAAAGCCCAGAACAAGATCTCTGATCCGGCCATGCTCTATAAGGTCATCGACATGATCGACAAGGAGGACTGGGTTATGATGGGGGTCGATACCAAGGGAGAGATATACGAAGGCCTCCTGCAGAAGAACGCAGAGGATACCAAGAGCGGGGCCGGTCAGTATTTCACCCCGAGAGCTCTTATTAAGGCGATGGTAGCCTGTACTCGTCCGGAACCGATGAAGACGATTGGAGATCCCTGTTGTGGGACCGGTGGATTCTTCCTTGCCGCCTATGATTACCTGACCCATAAACACCAGCTCAACCGAGAGGAGAGCCGGTTTTTAAAAACCCAGACCTTCGGAGGGAATGAGATCGTGCCGGGAACCAGACGACTCGCCCTCATGAACCTCTTCCTCCACAATATCGGAGAGATTGACGGGGAGCCGATGATCTCCGTTGCAGATGCACTCATCGCCGATTCTGGGGACCGGTATGATTATGTCCTCACCAATCCCCCATTCGGCAAAAAGAGTTCCATGACCTTTACGAACGAGGAAGGAAAACAGGAGAAGGACGAACTCACCTATAACCGGCAGGATTTCTGGGTCACAACCAGTAACAAACAACTCAACTTTCTGCAGCATATTCATACCATACTCAAAACCGGCGGACAGGCAGCCGTTGTTCTTCCGGATAATGTCCTTTTTGAAGGAGGTGCCGGAGAGACAGTCAGAATGAAGATCATGGAGACCTGTGACCTCCATACCATCTTACGGCTCCCAACCGGTATCTTTTACGCAAATGGAGTGAAAGCAAACGTCCTCTTCTTTGAGGCAAGAGAGGCATCAAAAGATCCCTGGACAAAAGAGGTCTGGATCTACGATTACCGGACCAATATCCATCATACCCAGAAGAAGAATCCGATGAAATTCTCTGACCTTGAGGAGTTCATCAGCTGTTATCATCCGGAAAACCGACATAAACGGCAGGAAACCTGGAGCGAGGAAAATCCGGAGGGACGGTTCAGGAAATTCTCATACGACGAAATAATCGCACGGGATAAGACAAATCTTGACATTTTCTGGCTCAAAGACAAGAGCCTTGCAGATTTGGATAATCTTCCGGACCCGGATGTTCTGGCAAATGAGATTGTTGAGAACATCGAGGCTGCATTAGAGAGTTTCCGGGAAATTGCTGATATTGTCAATGGGAATGGGATAGACAAAGAAAAAGATATGCAATAG
- a CDS encoding restriction endonuclease subunit S, whose amino-acid sequence MNKQLVCDKPPNHWATVSLSDICIKASKVKRKELEPDSNFLYLDISSIDNVSNKITGHNQHNWREAPLRAQQIIQTEDILFSTVRVYLKNIAKVTNPIYSNQICSSGFTVLRANEDLCHPNYLFAYTLFEGFLNPLCELQTGTSYPAVRDNDVFAQIIPLPPLPEQRAIVNKIEQLFSELDNGIANLKQAQEQLKVYRQALLAKTSVTEKFVPILQVVEDLSQGWSPKCHNHSRVNSNEWAVIKTTSIQEGYFDEKENKKLPDDLSPRIKHELKIGDILITRAGPRVRVGVCCLIKKVKPRLLNCDKAYRIRLKKDCIIPEFFEFTMNSPRYKFIIEELKTGISDSGVNLTQKGFLAIDIPVPPIQEQQAIVTEIETRLSVCDKLEQDISDSLEKAEALRQSILKQAFEGKLLNEQELTAVRSDPEWEPAEALLAKIKSKTT is encoded by the coding sequence TTGAATAAGCAATTAGTGTGTGATAAACCACCAAATCATTGGGCAACTGTATCTCTATCAGATATTTGTATAAAAGCGTCCAAAGTTAAAAGAAAGGAATTGGAACCGGACTCAAATTTTCTGTATTTAGATATTAGTTCGATTGATAATGTCTCCAATAAAATTACAGGACATAATCAACATAATTGGAGAGAAGCACCTTTACGAGCTCAACAAATAATTCAAACTGAGGATATTTTATTCTCAACCGTTCGTGTGTATCTAAAAAATATTGCAAAAGTCACGAATCCAATATATTCAAATCAAATTTGTTCATCTGGCTTTACTGTACTAAGAGCAAATGAGGATCTCTGTCACCCTAATTATTTGTTTGCGTATACCCTCTTTGAAGGCTTTTTGAATCCATTATGTGAACTTCAAACTGGAACTTCATATCCAGCAGTCAGAGACAATGACGTATTTGCACAAATAATTCCGCTCCCTCCACTCCCCGAACAACGTGCCATCGTGAATAAAATCGAGCAACTCTTCAGCGAACTGGACAACGGTATCGCCAATCTCAAACAGGCACAGGAGCAATTGAAGGTATATCGGCAGGCTTTGTTAGCTAAAACATCTGTAACTGAAAAATTTGTTCCAATTTTACAAGTGGTTGAGGATCTAAGTCAAGGATGGAGCCCAAAATGTCATAACCATTCAAGAGTTAATTCCAATGAATGGGCTGTAATCAAAACCACATCTATTCAAGAGGGTTATTTTGATGAAAAAGAAAATAAAAAATTACCTGATGATTTAAGTCCAAGAATAAAGCACGAATTAAAAATTGGTGATATTTTAATTACTCGTGCTGGCCCTCGTGTCAGAGTTGGTGTGTGTTGTTTAATTAAGAAAGTAAAACCAAGATTACTTAATTGTGATAAAGCATACCGAATCAGGTTAAAAAAAGACTGCATTATTCCAGAATTTTTTGAATTTACGATGAATTCGCCCCGATACAAATTTATCATAGAGGAACTCAAAACAGGTATTAGTGATAGTGGCGTAAATTTGACTCAAAAAGGATTTTTAGCCATAGATATACCAGTCCCACCTATTCAGGAACAACAAGCCATCGTCACCGAGATTGAAACTCGCCTGTCTGTTTGCGATAAACTGGAGCAGGATATATCCGATTCTCTCGAAAAAGCCGAAGCTCTCCGCCAGTCTATCCTAAAACAAGCCTTTGAAGGTAAACTCCTCAATGAACAGGAACTCACCGCTGTCCGAAGCGATCCGGAATGGGAACCAGCCGAAGCATTACTTGCCAAAATAAAATCAAAGACCACCTGA
- a CDS encoding DEAD/DEAH box helicase family protein, protein MTVNQNPEQIARDTIDRKLIESGFAVQDRKHIDFKESTGIAVREYPTDVGPADYILFVDRVPVGVIEAKKEDFGEKITTVEGQSYEYAASKLKHLNNDPLPFVYESTGELTRFTDHRDPKPRSRTVFSFPRPETFREWMGQDKTLRGRFHDIPVLNPEGLRACQIQAIQNLEDSFRKYYPRALIQMATGSGKTFTAITFIYRLLKFANAKRVLFLVDTRNLGEQAEQEFMAYVPNDDNRKFTELYNVQRLRSRYIASDSQVCISTIQRLYSILKGEELDETLENENPAERGWQPKQPLPVVYNSQIPIETFDFVVIDECHRSIYNVWQQVLDYFDAFLIGLTATPDKRTFGFFNENVVSEYTHEEAIADGVNVGHDVYTIETEITKNGARIEAKEFVDKREKLTRKKRWEQLDEEVQYSSKELDRDVVNPSQIRNVIRTFRNKLPEIFPGRTEIPKTLIFAKTDSHADDIIQVVREEFGEDNAFCKKVTYKTEEDPKSVLAAFRNDYNPRIAVTVDMISTGTDVKPLECLLFMRDVKSRNYFEQMKGRGTRTIGYDDLKKVTPSVLSAKTHFVIVDAVGVTKSLKTDSRPLERKKSEPLKDLLAAVTFGSTDEDLYVSLANRLARLDKQLTDDEKETFTEKADGKTIHQTVKDLLRAYNPDIIEARAGEIKQQEPSISEKKAKEKAQKELIEIARTPFSGDLNEYIENVRRVHEQIIDTVNIDEVRKAEWDTDSHERAEHIIKDFSAFLAAHKDEITALSLFYNQPYNRRELTSRMVKDLLNILKAEKPQFAPFHVWQAYEQLEQVNGKSPKSELTALVSLIRRVTGIDEVLTGYDMTVNKNFQDWVFQKQAGALKFNEEQMEWLRMIKEFVINSYHLEIDDLDYVPFDAFGGRGRMYQLFGDSMTGIMSELNEALTV, encoded by the coding sequence ATGACCGTGAACCAGAATCCTGAACAGATAGCTCGGGACACCATCGACCGGAAATTGATCGAATCCGGATTTGCGGTTCAGGATCGAAAACATATCGACTTTAAGGAATCTACCGGAATTGCGGTCAGGGAATACCCGACTGATGTTGGTCCTGCTGATTATATTCTGTTTGTTGATCGGGTGCCTGTTGGGGTTATCGAGGCAAAGAAGGAAGATTTTGGGGAGAAGATAACGACCGTCGAGGGTCAATCATATGAATATGCGGCCAGTAAACTAAAGCACCTGAATAATGATCCTCTTCCGTTCGTATATGAGAGCACCGGGGAACTGACCAGGTTTACTGATCACCGCGACCCAAAGCCACGGTCACGAACGGTCTTCTCCTTCCCAAGGCCGGAGACGTTTCGGGAATGGATGGGTCAGGATAAGACCCTCCGTGGGCGGTTTCATGATATCCCTGTATTGAATCCGGAGGGGCTTCGTGCCTGTCAGATTCAGGCCATTCAAAACCTTGAAGATTCGTTCAGGAAGTATTATCCCCGTGCTCTTATCCAGATGGCAACCGGTTCAGGAAAGACATTTACTGCAATAACCTTCATCTACCGGCTTTTAAAATTTGCCAATGCAAAACGGGTTTTGTTCCTGGTGGATACCCGGAACCTTGGAGAGCAGGCTGAACAGGAGTTCATGGCCTATGTTCCGAATGATGATAACCGGAAGTTCACCGAGCTCTATAATGTACAGCGGCTCCGGTCCCGGTATATTGCATCTGACAGCCAGGTGTGTATCTCCACCATCCAACGCCTCTATTCAATATTAAAGGGCGAAGAACTGGATGAGACTCTTGAGAATGAGAATCCGGCGGAACGGGGATGGCAACCAAAGCAGCCTCTTCCGGTTGTGTATAATTCACAGATTCCGATAGAGACGTTTGATTTTGTTGTTATTGATGAGTGTCACCGTTCGATATACAATGTCTGGCAGCAGGTCCTGGATTATTTTGATGCTTTTCTTATCGGGCTGACTGCAACTCCAGATAAGCGGACGTTTGGGTTTTTCAACGAGAACGTGGTGAGTGAATATACTCATGAAGAAGCAATTGCCGATGGGGTGAATGTCGGTCATGATGTGTATACCATTGAGACGGAGATTACGAAGAACGGTGCACGGATTGAGGCAAAGGAGTTTGTTGATAAACGGGAGAAACTGACGAGGAAGAAACGATGGGAACAACTGGATGAGGAGGTACAGTATTCTTCAAAGGAACTTGACCGTGATGTGGTCAATCCCAGTCAGATCAGGAATGTTATCCGGACGTTCAGGAATAAACTTCCCGAGATCTTCCCCGGCAGAACCGAGATTCCCAAGACTCTTATCTTTGCAAAGACCGACAGTCATGCGGATGATATCATTCAGGTTGTCCGGGAGGAGTTCGGAGAGGATAATGCCTTTTGCAAGAAGGTTACCTACAAGACCGAAGAGGACCCGAAGTCAGTTCTGGCTGCATTCCGCAATGATTACAATCCCCGGATAGCGGTGACGGTTGACATGATCTCAACCGGGACTGATGTGAAACCGCTTGAATGTCTGCTCTTTATGCGGGATGTGAAGAGCCGGAATTATTTTGAGCAGATGAAAGGGAGAGGAACCCGGACTATCGGGTATGATGACCTGAAGAAGGTGACTCCGTCAGTTCTTTCTGCCAAGACTCATTTTGTTATCGTTGATGCTGTCGGGGTGACAAAGTCACTGAAGACTGACAGCCGGCCACTTGAACGGAAGAAGAGCGAACCTCTGAAGGATCTGCTGGCAGCGGTGACGTTCGGGTCAACAGATGAGGATCTGTATGTCTCACTGGCAAACCGGCTGGCACGTCTGGATAAGCAATTAACCGACGATGAGAAGGAGACATTCACGGAGAAAGCCGACGGGAAGACGATTCATCAGACGGTGAAGGATCTTTTGAGGGCGTATAATCCGGATATCATCGAGGCCAGAGCTGGGGAGATAAAGCAGCAGGAACCGTCAATTTCAGAGAAGAAGGCAAAAGAAAAGGCTCAGAAGGAACTTATCGAGATTGCCCGGACGCCATTCTCCGGAGATCTGAACGAGTATATTGAGAATGTTAGAAGGGTGCATGAGCAGATCATTGATACGGTGAATATTGATGAGGTCAGGAAAGCAGAGTGGGATACTGATTCCCATGAGCGGGCAGAACATATAATCAAAGACTTTTCAGCATTTCTTGCGGCACACAAGGATGAGATCACTGCTCTTTCATTATTCTATAATCAGCCCTACAACCGCCGGGAACTCACATCCAGGATGGTAAAAGATCTGCTAAACATCCTGAAGGCTGAAAAACCGCAGTTTGCACCGTTTCATGTCTGGCAGGCGTATGAGCAATTGGAGCAGGTGAACGGGAAATCTCCAAAGAGTGAACTGACCGCCCTTGTCTCCCTTATCCGGCGGGTTACCGGGATAGATGAGGTCTTGACCGGGTATGATATGACCGTGAATAAGAACTTTCAGGACTGGGTGTTTCAGAAGCAGGCCGGAGCGTTAAAGTTTAATGAAGAACAGATGGAGTGGCTCCGAATGATCAAAGAGTTTGTGATTAATAGTTACCATCTTGAGATTGATGATTTAGATTATGTCCCGTTTGATGCTTTTGGTGGGAGAGGGAGAATGTACCAGCTCTTTGGTGATAGTATGACCGGGATTATGAGTGAACTAAACGAGGCGTTAACGGTTTGA
- a CDS encoding ATP-binding protein yields MFRTITSHLASWKKNHRSPLLIRGARQVGKSYSVEQFGKTEFNNFISLNFDLNPGLISIFDSRDPDSIISQIEILFRVRITKDTLIFLDEIQECPNAITSLRYFKELRPDLFVIGAGSLLEFAFTEDIRMPVGRIQFLNMFPLSFYEFMKAMGEENLISFLNTVSYSDTISSAVHEHLLSLLRTYFVLGGMPEVIVSHNETKSFLEASYVQDSLIETYKRDFYKYAQSSELIHLQTVFSAIPRMVSEQIKYVNIDRESRSRDLKKALHLLTLARVITPVSSTDASGLPLGATLSSRQKYIFLDIGLMQHLCGLNTEILSQKDMMQINKGNLAEQFIGQELLALEDPFISSELYFWARDKQGSSSEIDYCITRKGRIYPIEVKSGTTGKLRSLRIFMDEKKPPFGIRFWEGEISFHDNILSIPLYMVGEAGRLIDEVFESEKNHL; encoded by the coding sequence ATGTTTCGCACTATAACGTCTCATCTGGCATCCTGGAAAAAAAACCACCGTTCTCCTCTTCTTATCAGAGGTGCAAGACAGGTTGGAAAAAGTTATAGTGTTGAACAATTTGGTAAAACTGAATTTAATAATTTTATTTCACTGAATTTTGATTTAAATCCGGGGTTAATCTCAATATTTGACTCAAGAGATCCTGATTCTATAATTAGCCAGATAGAAATCTTATTCCGGGTAAGAATCACAAAAGATACACTCATTTTTCTGGATGAAATCCAGGAATGCCCAAATGCGATAACTTCTCTTCGGTACTTTAAAGAATTACGCCCGGATCTTTTTGTAATAGGAGCGGGTTCACTCCTTGAATTTGCATTTACCGAAGATATCCGGATGCCCGTTGGAAGAATTCAATTTTTAAATATGTTCCCCCTTTCCTTTTATGAATTCATGAAGGCAATGGGTGAAGAAAACCTCATATCTTTCCTCAATACCGTTTCATATTCTGATACTATCTCTTCAGCAGTTCATGAACATCTCCTCTCACTTTTACGGACATATTTTGTCCTTGGAGGAATGCCTGAAGTCATCGTCTCACACAATGAGACAAAAAGTTTTCTGGAGGCTTCCTATGTTCAGGATTCACTTATTGAGACATATAAACGTGATTTTTATAAGTATGCCCAATCATCAGAATTAATTCATCTCCAGACTGTTTTTTCTGCTATCCCCCGGATGGTATCGGAACAGATAAAATACGTAAATATTGACAGGGAATCAAGATCCCGTGACTTAAAAAAGGCATTACACTTACTCACTCTTGCACGGGTGATAACTCCGGTCTCAAGTACCGATGCATCAGGACTTCCCCTTGGTGCGACACTTTCAAGCAGACAGAAGTATATTTTTCTTGATATCGGGCTTATGCAGCATCTTTGTGGATTGAATACTGAAATTTTAAGCCAAAAAGATATGATGCAAATAAACAAAGGAAATTTAGCAGAACAATTTATTGGCCAGGAATTATTGGCACTCGAAGATCCATTTATCAGTTCTGAACTATATTTCTGGGCTCGTGATAAACAAGGGAGTTCGAGTGAAATTGACTACTGTATTACCAGAAAAGGAAGGATATACCCTATTGAAGTAAAATCAGGTACGACAGGAAAATTACGATCGCTTAGAATATTCATGGACGAGAAAAAACCACCTTTCGGAATCCGTTTCTGGGAAGGAGAAATCAGTTTTCATGACAATATTTTATCAATACCACTCTATATGGTCGGTGAAGCCGGGCGGCTTATTGATGAGGTTTTCGAATCAGAAAAAAACCATCTCTGA
- a CDS encoding type II toxin-antitoxin system VapC family toxin, translated as MLIDSNIIIYAMHPDKEIIRKLIEKNSPFVSVVSYVEVLGYHKLSEIEKEYLEVFFKNAKMLPISQNVLNYAVKLRQIRKMTLGDALIAGTALTHDITLVTRNISDFQWIENLELLNPFE; from the coding sequence ATGCTGATTGATAGTAATATAATCATTTATGCCATGCATCCCGATAAGGAAATTATCCGAAAATTAATTGAGAAAAATTCACCCTTTGTCTCCGTTGTCAGTTATGTCGAGGTACTCGGATATCATAAATTAAGTGAAATTGAGAAGGAATATCTCGAAGTTTTTTTCAAAAATGCGAAAATGTTACCGATTTCTCAAAATGTATTAAATTATGCAGTAAAACTCAGGCAAATAAGAAAAATGACATTGGGGGATGCACTCATTGCAGGCACGGCACTTACTCATGATATTACATTAGTTACCAGAAATATTAGCGACTTTCAATGGATCGAGAACCTAGAGTTACTTAATCCATTTGAATAG